The following nucleotide sequence is from Aspergillus luchuensis IFO 4308 DNA, chromosome 1, nearly complete sequence.
CTGGTTGATCCAGATCAGCGATAGCGATCTCTTTGTATCACCCCACTACTTCCGCGATCATACAGAGCCTACCAGACTACGCCGTGTGTTCGGGTGTACGGGTCAAGATACAGCTCACCATGAGCTGTTATGGGGTCGGTTCACACAGTTGGCGCCATATGGCAAGAAAATCTGGGTATATTGTGGCTTCTTCGAACAAGAGCTGGCTGAGGATATGATGAGTGCCACGGGCGAAAGCACGTGTAGTCACCGACAAGCGGATATTAAGAGAGGCATGGGATAGACTAATGGAACGAGGGACGCAAGGCATGTCGGAGCCTCCGTATGGTCAACATTTGCAGTGTACCTGGACAAGCCGACCAGATTATACATAGCTTAGTTAGGAGAACTCAGGTCCTTGCAGGGAAGGAATAAAGGATGCGACACTGCAGGACAGGCTAGACACATTTGGGAGGACAATATTCCGCATCGTATGAGGAGAGCTGAACATGCGCGGTATCCCCCCGAAAGAGATAGCCCGCGCACCGCGTCGTGTATGAACCACGatcggaggaggagagagagtgacTCGATTCCGGAGTAGATAGTTGAGGCTTTGGGGCGCACTCTGACCTAAACGGGACTAGCGGCACCACATTGCAGCCTTAGGCAGCCGTAGGTATCCGCTCGGCCCAGAAAGGAAAGCGGATTAGTTATGGGGAGTGACTTATTCATCTAATTATTATCCACGAGCCATTCGATTCCCACCCCTCCGCCATCTTCGTCCCCTGTtgccttcccctcttctgaTTGCTAGTTTACTTGTTTAATTCCCCGGGATCGGCTATCGCTGCCCGTCTATCTTTACACCCGTTTCTGCCCTTTTCCCCTGTCCCTCTTTTGCGTGGTCCGGGGTTGAACTGGTTTCGATTGTCGGTCCTTCCTTGCCGACACCTCGGGTTGAGTCGTCAAAAAGTCTGTGTGGGCGATATCGGTGCATGGTCTTCTACGTAAGTCCCTTGCTCTGTCCCGGGGATCCTACGAGTTCAACTTTGGCTGTTTGAGACAGGCGGGGACCTTGGATGCCCTCGTGGCTGGTCTCCCTCCAAACTCTGTGTGGTTCCGGGTGCCAGCGTTGGGAACATGACAACTGACTTGTGGGTGCCAATCCAGTGCGGTCAAGGGTCATCTCCGTATtgctcctccaccccccctcctcttccctccgtATCCACGCCGACCAGACGGAACTGGCTATAGAGTATCGTGTTGGGGATAGGTTGGCCATCGAGGAATCATAACCAAAATAATTGGAGGGAAGAGTTGTCTCTAAATTAAAGCAAAGGCAACCATCCGGGGAACTTACCGGGTTGGGTTACAAGGAGGCAAACCGCCATTCGGCTGTGGTTGTGGAggttgagagagagagccgAGAAACTGCCATCATGACTGCTACGCTCAGTATGTCTTTCACCAAGGATGTCTGTTCCTCCGGGGAAGTAGCGTCTGGCCTTGTTGGTGCGTACAATTGACGGGTTGTCCCCCGATGATGGATCCGCGAATTCCTGGGCGGATCTAGAAATCAGGGTTCTGCTGGCTGCTCAGTTGCTGATACTGCTCACCTGCAGATGGGATGTTTAATTCGGCCCCAGATACACCGTCCCCTGTCTACCCGGATAGGCTCATCCGCCCTCTGCCCAAGCGTACCCTCCGCTCTCGCCTGTCCTCTGAAGCGGCCGACTCGATCCTCTTCCCACCGGCCCCTCCTGCCACTCAGCTGTTCTACGGAACCTCTGTGGACAGCGCAGACATAGTAAATGACACCAAAGTATATGTGCAGCAGAGCGACGGTCGCGACCAAAGCCCTGAGCGTGACCATTTGCCGTATGAGAATGGGGTGGAGCTGGAGagcggtgatgaggatgggccCGTAGTTGTGCGTCGAAGTGCTGGTTTCCGCGGGTCGTCATTGTCCCCCTCTGCCGCCTCCAGTGCCCCTCCTCAGACGCTGCCCAGCAACAGTGAAGGGCCTCTAGTGAAGTCCTCCTCGGCGGGTCCTGATGGGTACGATGCGTTTGagaacaccaacaacaagaagaagcgcaaaaTTCCTACACCAGGCAATCTCAGCAGTCACCACTCCACCCTCTCTCCAGAGTTCTCCAGCATGGGCCTCGCGACGTCTTTTCAGTCCCCTTCCACTGCTGGCGAAGGCAGCCATGTGAGTACCTTCTATGGCACGGGCAGCCCCGCGtctcccatctccagcgGCATGTCCGGTGCGGGACGAGGTCGCCTTGGCCGCCAGCCGCAGCGTGGTAGCACGGGGAGGAACTCCTTATCGCTTCATTCTCCCATCAGTTGGCCTCGGACCCCTACGCGGCGCGATGGCCTGTTGTCGTCCCCGGGACCAGCAGGTATGTTTCTGTTGTGTGTCTGACCGAGTGTTCGGGCTTCGCTTACGCACGTTTAGGTGACTCCGCCCCGAAGCCAGACCAGGGCATAATCTCCGCCGCTATTGCAAATGCCGCCGCTTCAGCATTCTCCCCACCTCCTGGACCCGGTCATGTCAGCATGCTCGAACGACAAACGCCTACGCCGACCAAGACTCAGTTTACCTTCACATGCGAGTCGGACTCGTCGAAGGGAATGGCTCTGCAGGCACAGAACCCGTACCCCGCACAGCATCGTTCACCCAGTGCTCTCACTGCAGCTGTCCAGAGCCAGCGGGGATATTCACAAGGCACCCAGACGATCCCAAATGCCGCTTCGCAAGCCAACTCTTCAGGGGCGTCTCAACAGTCACAGCACTCGCAACCGCCGCAACTACAGACTGCGGGGACTGAGCCTGCAACCacagggagaaagaagaagcggtCTCCAGGTAGCCTCTACGCTCTGGCCGCGCGCCAACGCAAGATCCAGCAGCAGTATGCCAACCTTCACCACCCGCCCAGCATCGAGGACATCTGGATCTGCGAGTTCTGCGAGTACGAGAGCATCTTTGGGCACCCGCCCGAGGCTCTCATTCGCCAGTACGAGATCAAGGACcgcaaggaaaggaaacgattggcggagaagaagcggttgctcgagaaggccaagatgAAGGGCCGTAAGGGCAAGAAAGCGACTAAGAACGCCAGCAAGCACGCAGCGGCTCAGCACGCAGCCTATGACCAAGGATACGACCGAGCGTCCGTGGATCATTCTTCAACCGGAGGAGGACCAGGGGTGCATGATGACGAGTACTTAGGCAACGAGTACGAGGACGAGAGGATCCCAACCCCacctccagcgcctccaggTACAGTCAAAAATGCACTACCACCAGGACATCCGCCCAagccagccgcagcagccggGTCGGGCGCTAAGAGTGCAGCGGACGGCGGGACAAGACCGCCCTGACAATGGAGCAACGGCTATCGAGCTAGCGAGCGGTGATAGGCCGTTGCACACTCTTCCTTTCGGTTTTCTCTTTGACTGTTTTCGATTTAATGCATGCCTACTTTCTTCCacaattattaattttttcttttatttcttttccattgCATGATTGTGTTagccttctttttttattgCCCATTACTTGCATGAATGAATCCCCGCTCCGGTCGATGAATGTCACGTCAGCGTCACACATGAATATTTCAGGTTCAGGTTGGAATTGTTGAGCAGCATCAATGCATATTGGAGAATATGATTGGATGAGAGGCGGATGGGACGGACGGACAGATGAGAATCAGGTGTGTTCGAGGTCTCGGTATTATGCATGCAGAGAGAacatggatggatggatggatgggatgggacaAATTGGTGATACTATTTTAGTCCGTAGCGCTAATGTAGATCAGATCCCACGACGAGAGACGggatgagagagaaagacagaaagaaagaaagaaaggaatccATGTTCTGCTCTGTTGAAGATTGATCGTTCCACTAGCCGCCAAGCGTAACCCCAAACCTCCCTGCCGACCAACCCCGTCTCAAGCTTCTAAACTCCAAGAAGGGCACGGCGCTTCGCCCACCAACCATACGCACCACTTCCCCCATGATCAACGTATTTACCGTCCCTCCGCAGCCCTGAAACCATGATTGCATGAACTGGCGCGCGCCCTACACAGCAGTCAAGTCGATCAGTTCCTCATTTCTAAAAGTAAGTATACAGTTACCGCCGACGGGCATGGCAGTTTCAGCCCAGCGATACAAACTACGCTTGCGAATATGTAATTGGATGGATTAGGGTTCTGCtgaagatgttgatgttgttgacgaagatgataaAAATAGATGTTCTGGATGTCTTGGTATTGGATTAATGGTTATATAAAGAGAGTGCAGAAGGGATGATGGTATGGAAACctagcagcagaagaaagcattctttctttattcttcatctctctattcttctttctttgagAATCTCCTTTGTTTAGACAGTGTCTATTGCTTCGACGTGAATgatcactacttactactactactactactatccactATTGccatttctcttcttctctctttgatTGATCATTTTcctactacatacatactacacaCTATTCCTTTGAATACTTATTGTGATTGACCGTGATATTATCTTGCGCTGGCGCAATAGTCTCCCATCTCGACACATATCACGTACACATACAACACACATACAACACACATACAACACACATACAACACACATACAACACACATACAACACGCATACacatctctccctccccactaAACAACCACGACCAGTCATATAAAAATGtacctcctcgccttccgCCTCATCCGacgcatcttctccaaatccaaaaaatccaacaacaatcaagacCCCAACGGAATCAACCTCGactacccaccaccacccgcctccaacatccccCGTCGCCCCCGTCTAAAGCACTACACGGAGCTCTTCCTACACATCCTGCAAGCCGTCTTCGGtctaaccaccatcatcctctacgGGATCGACATCCACCACGCACACGAAAAGTCCGAGTCGGCAGATGCACGCTGGGTATACGCCATCGtgacggggatgatggggtgcGGGACGGCGCTATTCTACCTGGTTATGATGCATTGGGTGTTGAAGACGCGGACGCCGTTGGCGATGCGGGAGAGGTGGAATCTGCCGCTGTTTGTGTGGGAGGCGGTGTTGTGCGTGTTTTGGTTGACGCTGTTTGGCATCTTTGGGAAGTTGTATATTGGGGATTATGAGGATAGTAGTAaggtgacgaggatgaggcgtGCGGTttgggtggatttggtggatttggtgctGTGGGTGGGGACGGCGTTGTggaaggggatgaggtggtggagggggcaGAGGGGGGTATTTGGGGTTGATGgcgtggaggagaaggagggggtttAGGTGGGCCCTGGTTTGGATATGGTTTGTTGGGGGAAATCGGTGGTGGGATTGGGTGTGGGATGAGgtagggaaagggaggaagaggaacagATGGGTCATGAGATTAGTAGGAGGACTGCTGGATAATTATTGTATTCTGTATTAAGCACTGAGTGCATGCGTCGACGCATGAGTAATGTCTTGAAATATCAAAAGATGGCCTTGTATCGCATATtgcatctttctttctgctcAGGCTGAGCTGTCAGTACTCGTTTTTCTCTTATTCTACTGCTCTCTAATTTCTTCAATGACCTCTTCGGTCTCTTGCtgatcctcttctcccccatgCTGTCTACTCCGCTCGATCATCACACTAAGCTGGCTTTGTCTGCGTGGCATCGAAAGGTTGGTCAACACTGGAGACACTTCCTCGTCCGTACTGCCCTGACTGTCAGTTGCAAACGAATCATCATGGTTTGAAAGCCGCCGGAAAGGAACAGCAGAGCTTGGAGCCGTGGACGCCTTTCCGTGTGAGTCCCCGAAccgggatggggatggtgtggCATTAGTGACAGTGCTGCTTGATTCAGCCCGTACTGGTTTGGGTGGTGTCGTCTTGGGTTCAGCTTCTGGCCCCGGCGTTCCTAGAGAAGAAACCAGGACTTGTTCCTGGCGTACTCGATCCGAAAATCGCTTTCGGAAGTTCTTGTCAACAAGCTTCATGCTAGATGGTTGCTCGTAGTTCTCCGCCGACAGATATCGCGCATCATAGCGGCGACATCCAGTAGCCGAAAAAAAGTTGGGTTCAGGTAGGGAAGGTTCGACTGCATAAAATGCTCTGCGACGTGGAGGTGGCGGCTTAACATGTGCCTCTTCTGGCCGACCCGTGTCGAGAAGCTCTCTTAAATCAGATAAAAACAGCTCTGGGAGTTCTGGGGGTCTTTCAACTTGTGCTTTTTCGCCCTGGACCGAACCCTTCTCGGGTATGTCTTTGGCAAAAAGGCCTTTACCGGGAAGCTCGGTCTTCGTGTCTCTTGGGGAGACGGCAAGGTCTGGACGAAAGTCGCTATGGCTTCTTGACAAAAGCTCCGTTCCATCCAATTCACATGCACCAATGGTAGTCTTTGACGCACTGCCAAGTTCCTGAAttggtggggttggggtATATTCCAGAGTCAGCTGCGGTGAGTCTGGTGGTGGACTATGGGCACGGGTAGAACTGGTACCAGACGACTGCTGTGAGGACTTGCGCCGCATTATCACAGGCCGACGCTTGCTACTTTTTGCCTTGCTAGCCACGAAAACCGCTTTTTTTTGCGTCTGTCGGGGCGCAGTGTCTCCCATTGTAGGCACTGATGGAGGAACCGGTGTAGGGGGGTTTGATGGTTTGCGAGTGGTACTCTGACCGTCAATGTCCGTTAGCAGCAGACGAGTCGTCTTATGTGTTTCTCCGCTGGAACTTCCGTTTCTGGGCTTCTTGAGTATGGGGTGAAGTGGTGCCTTCCCGTTGTTACCAGCCGGCCTCCCGGAGCCCCCTTCATGATTCCCCTTGGATGACTGAGCTGCTTGAGCTGCTTTGGTCGCCTGTCAAAGTTAGCACATGTTCCCATCGCTGCCAACGTAGGCCGCGATAACCCTCGCGATGACCCTCACCTTGCTCAACTGCACCAAACTAAACGGGTTGGGCTCGGAAATACGTAGGAACAGACTGGCCAGCGTAGTTCCCAAGAGAGTATGGTTCAGACAACGACTTCCCCATATCCTCCAGAAAAAGTTCTCCAGCCTGTATCCCACGTCGTCATCATGCGCTGATGGATTGGCACTGTAGACTATTGCGCTATGAGCCACGTTGCATTCGCGACAGGGGAAGGCGCAGGACAAACCCACCTTTCCAAAGCTGCACGACATCCCCAATATTCACCGGACCCACGCCATCCAGCTCCGTTGATACCTTTGTTGCCGTGGTCAGCAAGCCTTTGGGGAGACTTTCCATGGTGAGAGATGCCAAGGCCGCAGTCTAGCTGAAAAGTAAGTAAGGCCCCAACTCAGCTACATGATCAAAGGAACAACGAGGCAGAAGGTTAGCATGTGAGAGAATGTTGAGGTCAGTACCAACAGCACTGCCCGGTAGATGCTGTCAGTGTTGCGTCTGGCGGTGAATTGAGGGGCAGGGTCGCCCGCCAAACGcaggggggggtgggaggaaaaGGGATCCTCCAGGAGGTAACCTAAGTAATCGATCGCGATAAATGGCTGGTAAGAAGAGGGCAGGCCAGCGAAGAAGCGAGTCAGGGGAGATTCTGTTGTATTTGAAGAGGGCGTTGGTTGGTGGGCGGAACTGGGGGAGGGATCAGCTGCA
It contains:
- a CDS encoding GATA-like domain-containing protein (COG:S;~EggNog:ENOG410PTJ1;~InterPro:IPR013860;~PFAM:PF08550) encodes the protein MESLPKGLLTTATKVSTELDGVGPVNIGDVVQLWKVYSANPSAHDDDVGYRLENFFWRIWGSRCLNHTLLGTTLASLFLRISEPNPFSLVQLSKATKAAQAAQSSKGNHEGGSGRPAGNNGKAPLHPILKKPRNGSSSGETHKTTRLLLTDIDGQSTTRKPSNPPTPVPPSVPTMGDTAPRQTQKKAVFVASKAKSSKRRPVIMRRKSSQQSSGTSSTRAHSPPPDSPQLTLEYTPTPPIQELGSASKTTIGACELDGTELLSRSHSDFRPDLAVSPRDTKTELPGKGLFAKDIPEKGSVQGEKAQVERPPELPELFLSDLRELLDTGRPEEAHVKPPPPRRRAFYAVEPSLPEPNFFSATGCRRYDARYLSAENYEQPSSMKLVDKNFRKRFSDRVRQEQVLVSSLGTPGPEAEPKTTPPKPVRAESSSTVTNATPSPSRFGDSHGKASTAPSSAVPFRRLSNHDDSFATDSQGSTDEEVSPVLTNLSMPRRQSQLSVMIERSRQHGGEEDQQETEEVIEEIREQ
- a CDS encoding uncharacterized protein (COG:S;~EggNog:ENOG410PQUE;~TransMembrane:4 (i52-71o87-112i124-146o166-183i)) — its product is MYLLAFRLIRRIFSKSKKSNNNQDPNGINLDYPPPPASNIPRRPRLKHYTELFLHILQAVFGLTTIILYGIDIHHAHEKSESADARWVYAIVTGMMGCGTALFYLVMMHWVLKTRTPLAMRERWNLPLFVWEAVLCVFWLTLFGIFGKLYIGDYEDSSKVTRMRRAVWVDLVDLVLWVGTALWKGMRWWRGQRGVFGVDGVEEKEGV
- a CDS encoding uncharacterized protein (COG:S;~EggNog:ENOG410PK12), which codes for MTATLSMSFTKDVCSSGEVASGLVDGMFNSAPDTPSPVYPDRLIRPLPKRTLRSRLSSEAADSILFPPAPPATQLFYGTSVDSADIVNDTKVYVQQSDGRDQSPERDHLPYENGVELESGDEDGPVVVRRSAGFRGSSLSPSAASSAPPQTLPSNSEGPLVKSSSAGPDGYDAFENTNNKKKRKIPTPGNLSSHHSTLSPEFSSMGLATSFQSPSTAGEGSHVSTFYGTGSPASPISSGMSGAGRGRLGRQPQRGSTGRNSLSLHSPISWPRTPTRRDGLLSSPGPAGDSAPKPDQGIISAAIANAAASAFSPPPGPGHVSMLERQTPTPTKTQFTFTCESDSSKGMALQAQNPYPAQHRSPSALTAAVQSQRGYSQGTQTIPNAASQANSSGASQQSQHSQPPQLQTAGTEPATTGRKKKRSPGSLYALAARQRKIQQQYANLHHPPSIEDIWICEFCEYESIFGHPPEALIRQYEIKDRKERKRLAEKKRLLEKAKMKGRKGKKATKNASKHAAAQHAAYDQGYDRASVDHSSTGGGPGVHDDEYLGNEYEDERIPTPPPAPPGTVKNALPPGHPPKPAAAAGSGAKSAADGGTRPP